The Struthio camelus isolate bStrCam1 chromosome 5, bStrCam1.hap1, whole genome shotgun sequence genome has a segment encoding these proteins:
- the MUC15 gene encoding mucin-15, whose product MERSCGMVLFFLLARLQWTTNNIEGTRVNEIKNENSSVTGNNQSIVQVTSRSSAPPMTTAINLSAVRHAAPTTANESVMKRADINSQTKSTPLRSTDGTALMSNVTMISKDGTNNNRIPTTSATSATNSDFSTGLRSAAAIPTYMPSTTIPSNISHSTHSAATLSRDSSSTNPAASPAGSPQTSFSTKHDSPATDFNPIQQTAEMNHHFTNTSNTSSNPKDTNAEKTMKGGVIFGVILGAILGFVLFGLMGYFICGKKSSEPFSHRRLYDDTRSEPALQLDNSLGPYDVSIGAMCYDKTSAADKAEKDNAGCLSEGIAMDDITPPHPSE is encoded by the exons ATGGAACGCTCCTGTGGAAtggttttattctttcttctagcAAGGCTGCAGTGGACCACAAACAATATTGAGGGCACAagagtaaatgaaataaaaaacgaAAATAGCTCAGTTACAGGTAACAATCAGTCTATTGTCCAAGTGACTTCACGTAGCTCTGCTCCGCCTATGACAACAGCCATAAATCTTTCTGCTGTAAGGCATGCCGCACCAACAACTGCCAACGAAAGTGTAATGAAAAGAGCGGACATAAACAGTCAAACAAAGAGTACACCTCTGAGATCCACTGACGGCACCGCCTTAATGTCAAATGTCACTATGATATCAAAAGATGGAACAAATAACAACAGAATCCCAACGACTTCAGCAACATCTGCAACAAATAGTGACTTTTCCACAGGGCTGAGAAGTGCTGCAGCTATTCCTACATATATGCCCTCCACAACGATACCCAGCAACATCTCCCACAGCACTCATTCTGCTGCAACACTCTCCAGGGACAGCTCTTCCACAAACCCTGCAGCATCGCCTGCTGGCAGCCCACAAACATCGTTCTCTACAAAGCATGACAGTCCTGCAACAGACTTCAATCCAATTCAACAGACAGCAGAGATGAACCACCATTTTACCAACACTTCTAATACATCATCTAATCCAAAAGATACCAATGCAG aGAAAACCATGAAAGGAGGAGTAATATTTGGTGTCATTTTAGGAGCCATTTTGGGATTTGTATTATTTGGTCTGATGGGATATTTTATATGTGGGAAGAAAAGTTCTGAACCATTTTCCCACAGACGACTTTATGATGATACAAGAAGTGAACCAG cTCTCCAGTTAGACAACTCACTTGGACCATACGATGTGAGCATTGGAGCCATGTGTTATGACAAAACCAGTGCGGCAGACAAGGCAGAGAAAGACAATGCTGGATGCCTGAGTGAAGGCATTGCAATGGATGACATAACACCACCCCACCCCTCAGAATGA